A window of Saccharomyces eubayanus strain FM1318 chromosome XII, whole genome shotgun sequence contains these coding sequences:
- the BUD8 gene encoding Bud8p, producing MVQSEEDNLDSSETTASISYISTSSASSRAHPRTSLFLENLHDANDDFNAEQMAMATVSYENTSRGEGFTVYINNERYSRIMSASTSSSSSIKSSPIAQFRTIQDHNVPTNTVDPVWLRRVNEESSPTRNATPSQTVTVRPERALNSPSSQRLSCALTISTSVLMGEDIEESPLERESNRAVSSIYSSLVIRGNDEPKSGTPRRPTPTFQPNETMENSFLSYQYDETLEPSVAEAVKLTKNRNPDVNYISSRSGEGQNENQSQYELTDESKFIPHKFKIPEKTASIVSSASDEFNSPGAPNTATRAMKIPQSPSLIGNLLIPLHNSDSSNGSSPSDCRGPSRENIFRSKSTYNTSSSLEEEGPPIGVPSIPVLRSVSGPSRWGKTPLRVDSGRSTKSEPFSPYGGPKTPSPLSKVNNKRKGASEHEHFIVLAPIKSQSTQQLVDEKPIIEIPGRSVRREIQEKTDTTKRDGGGVEDMDLEARMPIQHIDTASIHSFDSGQSGFKDVYSVGSIVMVIICCIVVPPLFFIIGCGPRSKMVSDYRLMRLIMNKEHRVALLQGFIWDVDLRWFRTLCLILGAAETMMVMAGIAIGFGVGITQE from the coding sequence ATGGTACAATCAGAAGAGGACAATTTAGACTCTTCGGAAACAACAGCATCCATATCATATATTAGTACTTCATCTGCATCATCAAGAGCACATCCAAGGAcatcattatttttggagAATCTTCATGACGCAAATGACGATTTTAATGCAGAACAAATGGCGATGGCTACTGTTTCTTATGAAAATACAAGTAGAGGTGAAGGCTTTACTGTATACATTAACAATGAAAGATACTCGCGAATCATGAGTGCATCTACAAGCTCTAGCTCCAGCATTAAATCATCTCCAATTGCACAATTCCGCACTATCCAAGATCATAATGTACCAACGAACACAGTGGATCCAGTTTGGCTTCGACGAGTTAATGAGGAGTCTTCACCCACAAGAAATGCAACACCCTCACAAACTGTGACAGTACGACCGGAAAGGGCCCTGAATTCACCTTCTTCACAAAGGTTAAGTTGCGCATTGACAATATCAACTTCAGTACTAATGGGAGAAGATATTGAGGAGAGTCCCTTAGAGCGAGAATCTAACAGGGCCGTATCTTcaatatattcttctttggtaATTCGCGGGAACGATGAGCCAAAGAGTGGAACGCCCCGGCGCCCTACTCCAACTTTTCAACCTAAtgaaacaatggaaaattcatttctttcttacCAATACGACGAAACTTTGGAACCTAGTGTTGCAGAAGCAGTAAAACTAACGAAAAATAGGAATCCCGATGTCAATTACATTAGTTCACGCAGTGGAGAAGGccaaaatgaaaaccaaAGTCAATACGAACTCACAGACGAATCAAAGTTCATACCGcataaattcaaaattcCAGAGAAGACGGCATCCATAGTGTCATCAGCAAGTGATGAGTTTAATTCGCCAGGTGCTCCGAACACAGCAACAAGAGCGATGAAAATTCCTCAGAGTCCATCACTAATAGGAAATTTACTGATTCCGTTACATAACAGTGACAGCAGTAACGGGAGTTCCCCCAGTGATTGTAGAGGCCCCAGTCGTGAAAATATATTCCGTTCCAAGTCAACGTACAAcacttcttcatccttaGAGGAAGAAGGCCCTCCCATTGGAGTACCATCAATTCCTGTCTTAAGAAGTGTGTCGGGACCAAGCAGATGGGGGAAGACGCCTCTACGTGTAGATTCCGGAAGATCGACGAAATCTGAACCGTTTTCACCGTATGGAGGACCTAAGACGCCATCACCATTAAGCAAAGTAAACAACAAACGTAAAGGAGCCTCGGAACACGAACATTTTATTGTATTAGCTCCTATTAAATCGCAAAGCACACAGCAATTAGTTGATGAGAAACCGATAATAGAAATACCAGGCCGAAGTGTACGACGAGAAATCCAAGAGAAAACTGACACTACAAAGCGAGATGGCGGCGGTGTTGAGGATATGGATCTGGAAGCAAGAATGCCGATCCAGCATATCGACACCGCATCTATAcattcttttgattcagGGCAGAGTGGATTCAAAGACGTTTATAGCGTTGGGAGCATCGTTATGGTCATCATATGTTGCATCGTGGTACCGCCCttgtttttcattattggATGTGGCCCCAGAAGCAAAATGGTTTCAGATTATAGGTTGATGAGACTGATCATGAATAAGGAACACCGGGTGGCGTTGCTACAAGGATTCATTTGGGACGTTGATTTGCGATGGTTCCGAACACTATGCCTAATCCTAGGGGCTGCTGAAACCATGATGGTGATGGCAGGTATTGCCATTGGCTTCGGTGTAGGTATCACACAAGAATGA
- the TAL1 gene encoding sedoheptulose-7-phosphate:D-glyceraldehyde-3-phosphate transaldolase TAL1, translating to MSEPAQKKQKVANNSLEQLKAAGTVVVADTGDFSSIAKFQPQDSTTNPSLILAAAKQPAHAKLIDVAVAYGKKHGKTTAEQVESAVDRLLVEFGKEILKIVPGRVSTEVDARLSFDTQATVEKARHIIKLYEQEGVSRERVLIKIASTWEGIQAAKELEEKDGIHCNLTLLFSFGQAVACAEAQVTLISPFVGRILDWYKASTGKEYAGETDPGVVSVKSIYNYYKKYGYKTIVMGASFRSTDEIKNLAGVDYLTISPQLLDTLMNSTEPFPRVLDPATAKKEAGDKISYINDEAKFRFDLNEDAMATEKLSEGIRKFSADIVTLFDLIEKKVTA from the coding sequence ATGTCTGAACCAgcccaaaagaaacaaaaggtCGCCAACAACTCTCTAGAGCAACTAAAGGCCGCCGGTACCGTCGTCGTTGCCGATACTGGTGATTTCAGTTCCATCGCCAAGTTCCAGCCTCAAGACTCCACCACCAACCCATCTTTGATCTTGGCCGCTGCCAAACAACCAGCTCACGCCAAGTTGATCGATGTCGCTGTCGCATACGGTAAGAAGCACGGTAAGACCACCGCAGAACAAGTAGAGAGCGCCGTAGATAGATTGTTGGTAGAGTTCGGTAAGGAAATCTTGAAGATTGTCCCAGGTAGAGTTTCTACCGAAGTGGACGCCAGATTATCTTTCGACACTCAAGCTACCGTTGAAAAGGCTAGACACATCATCAAGTTGTACGAACAAGAAGGTGTCTCTAGAGAAAGAGTCCTTATCAAGATCGCTTCTACTTGGGAAGGTATTCAAGCCGccaaagaattggaagaaaaagacgGAATCCACTGTAACTTGACTCTATTATTCTCCTTTGGCCAAGCCGTCGCTTGTGCCGAAGCTCAAGTTACTTTGATCTCTCCATTCGTCGGTAGAATTCTAGACTGGTACAAGGCCAGCACCGGTAAGGAATACGCCGGTGAAACCGACCCAGGTGTCGTTTCCGTCAAGAGTATTTACAACTACTACAAGAAGTACGGCTACAAGACCATTGTTATGGGTGCCTCTTTCAGAAGTACTGacgaaatcaaaaacttggCTGGTGTTGACTATCTAACAATCTCTCCTCAACTATTGGACACATTGATGAACAGTACTGAGCCTTTCCCAAGAGTCTTGGACCCCGCCACCGCCAAGAAGGAAGCCGGCGACAAAATCTCGTACATTAACGACGAAGCTAAGTTCAGATTCGACTTGAACGAAGACGCCATGGCCACCGAAAAATTGTCCGAGGGTATCAGAAAGTTCTCTGCTGATATTGTCACTTTGTTCGATTTGATCGAAAAGAAAGTCACTGCTTAA
- the ILV5 gene encoding ketol-acid reductoisomerase: MLRTQAARLICNSRVVTAKRTFALATRAAAYSRPAARFVKPMVATRGLKQINFGGTVETVYERADWPREKLLNYFKDDTFALIGYGSQGYGQGLNLRDNGLNVIIGVRKDGASWKAAIEDGWVPGQNLFSVEDAIKKGNYVMNLLSDAAQSETWPTIKPLLTKGKTLYFSHGFSPVFKDLTHVEPPKDLDVILVAPKGSGRTVRSLFKEGRGINSSYAVWNDVTGKAHEKAQALAVAIGSGYVYQTTFEREVNSDLYGERGCLMGGIHGMFLAQYDVLRENGHSPSEAFNETVEEATQSLYPLIGKYGMDYMYDACSTTARRGALDWYPIFKNALKPVFQDLYESTKNGTETKRSLEFNSQPDYREKLEKELVTIRNMEIWKVGKEVRKLRPENK, from the coding sequence ATGTTGAGAACTCAAGCCGCCAGATTGATCTGTAACTCTCGTGTCGTCACTGCTAAGAGAACCTTTGCCTTGGCCACTCGTGCTGCTGCCTACAGCAGACCAGCTGCCCGTTTCGTTAAGCCAATGGTTGCCACCCGTGGTTTGAAGCAAATCAACTTCGGTGGTACTGTCGAAACTGTCTACGAAAGAGCTGACTGGCCAAGAGAGAAGTTGTTGAACTACTTCAAGGACGACACCTTCGCTTTGATCGGTTACGGTTCCCAAGGTTACGGTCAAGGTTTGAACTTGAGAGACAACGGTTTGAACGTCATCATCGGTGTCCGTAAGGACGGTGCCTCTTGGAAGGCTGCCATCGAAGACGGTTGGGTCCCAGGCCAAAACTTGTTCTCCGTTGAAGATGCCATCAAGAAGGGTAACTACGTTATGAACTTGTTGTCTGACGCTGCTCAATCCGAAACATGGCCTACTATCAAGCCATTGTTGACTAAGGGTAAGACTTTGTACTTCTCCCACGGTTTCTCTCCAGTCTTCAAGGACTTGACTCACGTCGAACCACCAAAGGACTTAGATGTCATCTTGGTTGCTCCAAAGGGTTCCGGTAGAACCGTCAGATCTTTGTTCAAGGAAGGTCGTGGTATCAACTCTTCCTACGCCGTCTGGAACGACGTCACCGGTAAGGCTCACGAAAAGGCCCAAGCCTTGGCTGTTGCCATCGGTTCCGGTTACGTCTACCAAACCACTTTCGAAAGAGAAGTCAACTCTGACTTGTACGGTGAAAGAGGTTGTTTGATGGGTGGTATCCACGGTATGTTCTTGGCTCAATACGATGTCTTGAGAGAAAACGGTCACTCCCCATCTGAAGCCTTCAACGAAACTGTCGAAGAAGCCACTCAATCTCTATACCCATTGATCGGTAAGTACGGTATGGACTACATGTACGACGCTTGTTCCACCACCGCCAGAAGAGGTGCTTTGGACTGGTACCCAATCTTCAAGAACGCCTTGAAGCCTGTTTTCCAAGACTTGTACGAATCTACCAAGAACGGTACCGAAACCAAGAGATCTTTGGAATTCAACTCCCAACCTGACTACAGAGAAAAGctagaaaaggaattggTCACCATCAGAAACATGGAAATCTGGAAGGTCGGTAAGGAAGTCAGAAAGTTGAGAccagaaaacaaataa
- the ATG33 gene encoding Atg33p, translating to MSVCLAITKGVAVSSIGLYSGILASATLVSSTTPLEVLTGSLSPVLSNLRNAATCLGAIASTFFCVSFFGAPPSLRHPYLLYGMLAAPLSSFVLGCASYYKSRKLTKISKQSALQPDETKPVVSELSDSIIDLGEIVHAAKDSTQDKRPITTPPKPAEALQTGPPIHTNNLVVATAIAILGFVQAVVGIYGEGQFV from the coding sequence atgtCTGTTTGTTTAGCCATCACAAAGGGTGTCGCGGTTTCGTCAATAGGTCTCTACTCTGGGATCTTGGCTTCTGCTACGTTGGTCTCATCCACCACTCCACTAGAGGTCCTGACAGGCTCGCTATCACCCGTTCTATCCAATTTGAGGAATGCGGCCACCTGCTTAGGGGCCATCGCCTCgactttcttttgtgtGAGTTTCTTCGGCGCCCCTCCTTCCCTGAGACACCCTTACTTGTTGTACGGTATGCTTGCTGCTCCACTGTCTTCGTTCGTCCTTGGTTGTGCGTCTTATTACAAATCCAGAAAGCTCactaaaatttcaaagcaatCTGCATTACAACCTGATGAGACGAAGCCTGTCGTTTCCGAACTAAGCGATTCCATCATCGATTTAGGTGAGATTGTTCATGCTGCAAAGGACTCAACTCAAGACAAGAGACCTATTACTACYCCGCCCAAGCCGGCAGAGGCCCTACAAACCGGTCCTCCAATCCATACCAATAATCTAGTCGTGGCTACAGCTATTGCTATCCTTGGCTTCGTACAAGCCGTTGTTGGTATTTACGGCGAAGGCCAATTTGTTTAG
- the RSC2 gene encoding Rsc2p produces MMPDENSNSSTLSSSALYRDLRKEYESLFTLKEGSGLEISPIFNVLPPKKDYPDYYAVIKNPVSFNTLKKRIPHYTDAQHFLNDVVQIPWNAKTYNTRDSGIYKYALVLEKYLKDTIYANLKEKYPKLEYPDLGPLPDEPGYEEFQQKLREKAEEAARANAAKAESISLINSTEAARKLRKTRTASVKRESEPGTDTNNDEDYEATDMDIDNSKDADFPDLIRKPLININPYNRKPLRDNRSTTSSHSGTPQPLGPRHRQVSRTQVKRGRPPIIDLPYIQRMKNVMKILKKEVLDSGIGLTDLFERLPDRHRDANYYTMITNPMSLQDINKKVKTRRYKAFQEFQNDFNLMLTNFRISHRGDPESIKISNILEKTFTSLARFELSKPDRSFIPEGELRYPLDEVTVNNMSYHVGDWALLRNQNDPQKPIVGQIFRLWKTPDGRQWLNACWYYRPEQTVHRVDRLFYKNEVMKTGQYRDHLVSNLVGKCYVIHFTRYQRGNPDMKLEGPLFVCEFRYNESDKIFNKIRTWKACLPEEIRDLDEATIPVNGRKFFKYPSPIRHLLPTNASPHDRVPEPTIGSPDAPPLVGAVYVRPKMQRDDLGEYATSDDCPRYIIRPNDSPEEGQVDIETGTITTSTSTANALPRTGYSSSKLSNLRYSRSSMSLDNQPPVGQQQIPLSRVGSPGAGNHLTVQGLKQHQLQRLQQQQQQYQQQKKSQASRYNIPTIIDDLTSQASRGNLGNIMVDAASSFVLPISITKNVDVLQRTDPHSQTKRSGREEMLPWKKTKGEILWFRGPSVIVNERIINSGDPRLEQSLNRWSGTNKKRKLEYEEVEETIENITEKDEKDDAMEPDVENERDNLPGPFVLGLRPSAKFTAHRLSLLRPPSSSS; encoded by the coding sequence ATGATGCCTGAtgaaaattcaaactcGTCCACTCTAAGTTCAAGCGCGCTGTACAGGGACCTAAGGAAAGAATATGAATCTCTTTTCACGTTAAAGGAAGGTTCCGGTCTGGAAATCTCACCAATATTCAACGTCCTTCCTCCAAAGAAGGACTATCCAGACTATTACGCAGTGATCAAAAATCCGGTGTCTTTCAACACTCTAAAGAAACGTATCCCGCACTATACAGATGCTCAACATTTTCTGAACGATGTTGTCCAAATTCCCTGGAATGCTAAGACCTACAATACAAGAGATTCAGGAATTTACAAATACGCGTTAGTCCTCGAAAAGTACTTAAAAGATACAATTTATGCAAAcctgaaagaaaaatatccaaaGTTGGAGTATCCTGATTTGGGTCCTTTGCCTGATGAACCAGGCTATGAAGAGTTTCAGCAGAAATTAAGAGAAAAAGCTGAAGAAGCTGCGAGGGCAAATGCTGCCAAAGCTGAATCTATCTCTTTAATAAACTCCACCGAAGCAGCCAGGAAGTTGAGGAAGACCCGTACCGCTTCCGTCAAAAGAGAATCTGAACCGGGGACGGATACAAACAACGATGAAGATTACGAAGCCACAGATATGGATATTGATAACTCCAAAGATGCTGATTTCCCTGATTTGATTCGGAAACCCCTGATAAACATTAATCCCTACAATCGCAAACCATTAAGAGATAATAGATCCACTACTTCATCTCATTCGGGCACTCCCCAACCATTGGGCCCAAGGCATAGACAAGTATCAAGAACTCAAGTGAAACGTGGGAGACCACCAATAATCGACTTACCTTATATtcaaagaatgaagaatgtaatgaagattttaaaaaaggaagTACTCGACAGTGGAATTGGTCTAACGGacctttttgaaagattaCCAGATAGACACAGAGATGCGAACTACTACACTATGATCACTAATCCAATGAGTCTTCAAGATATCAATAAGAAAGTGAAAACTCGTCGTTACAAAGCAttccaagaatttcaaaacgATTTCAATCTCATGTTAACCAATTTCAGAATTTCACACAGAGGCGATCCTGAGAGTATAAAAATCTCGAATATCTTGGAAAAGACATTCACCAGTCTAGCAAGATTTGAATTATCCAAACCTGACAGAAGTTTCATTCCGGAAGGTGAGTTAAGATACCCACTTGATGAAGTTACTGTAAATAATATGTCATATCACGTGGGGGATTGGGCGCTTCTCCGAAACCAAAATGACCCTCAAAAACCTATAGTGGGCCAAATTTTCAGATTATGGAAAACTCCAGATGGGAGACAATGGTTGAATGCCTGCTGGTATTACAGACCTGAACAAACCGTGCATAGAGTGGACAGACTGttttacaaaaatgaagTTATGAAAACAGGTCAGTATCGTGACCATTTGGTATCAAACTTGGTTGGAAAATGCTATGTGATTCATTTTACCAGATATCAACGTGGTAACCCCGATATGAAATTGGAGGGCCCTTTATTCGTTTGCGAATTTCGTTACAATGAATCGGATAAGATCTTTAACAAAATTAGAACTTGGAAAGCTTGTTTGCCAGAAGAGATTCGTGATCTAGATGAAGCCACTATTCCAGTAAATGGTAggaagtttttcaaatatccTTCCCCCATCAGACATTTACTACCGACAAATGCATCTCCACATGATCGTGTTCCTGAACCAACGATAGGATCCCCTGACGCACCTCCATTGGTCGGTGCCGTTTATGTGAGACCCAAGATGCAACGGGATGATTTAGGAGAATATGCCACATCTGATGACTGTCCGAGATATATCATCAGGCCCAACGATTCTCCAGAAGAAGGCCAAGTGGACATTGAAACCGGTACCATCACTACAAGCACTTCAACGGCAAATGCTCTTCCGAGAACAGGCTATTCAAGTAGTAAATTGTCTAATCTAAGGTACAGCAGGTCTTCTATGTCATTAGACAACCAGCCCCCAGTTGGTCAACAACAGATACCACTATCAAGAGTTGGTTCTCCAGGTGCAGGCAACCACCTTACTGTTCAAGGTTTAAAGCAACATCAATTACAGAGATtacagcaacagcaacagcagtaCCAGCAACAGAAAAAATCGCAAGCCTCGCGCTACAATATACCAACCATTATTGACGATTTAACATCACAAGCGTCAAGAGGTAATTTAGGAAATATAATGGTCGATGCTGCTTCATCATTCGTCTTACCTATTTCCATAACAAAAAACGTAGATGTTTTACAGCGTACTGATCCACATAGTCAAACCAAGAGATCTGGAAGAGAAGAGATGTTACCATGGAAAAAGACGAAAGGTGAAATATTATGGTTTAGGGGTCCCAGTGTAATAGTAAatgaaagaataataaactCAGGTGACCCACGTTTAGAACAGTCGTTGAACAGATGGTCCGGcaccaacaagaaaagaaaactagaATACGAGGAAGTGGAGGAAACCATCGAAAACATAACTgaaaaagacgaaaaagaTGATGCGATGGAACCGGAtgtggaaaatgaaagagaCAATTTACCAGGCCCATTCGTCCTTGGGTTGAGACCTTCTGCAAAGTTCACTGCGCATAGACTCTCCTTGTTGCGGCCtccttcatcgtcttcataA
- the ADE13 gene encoding adenylosuccinase ADE13: MSDYDSYATPLSSRYASKEMSTTFSLRNRFSTWRKLWLNLAIAEKELGLNVVTDEAIEQMRQHIEITDDEIAEASAQEAIVRHDVMAHVHTFGQTCPAAAGIIHLGATSCFVTDNADLIFLRDAYDIIIPKLVNVINRLAKFAMEYKDLPVLGWTHFQPAQLTTLGKRTTLWIQELLWDLRNFERARNDIGLRGVKGTTGTQASFLALFHGNHDKVEALDERVTELLGFDKVYPVTGQTYSRKIDIDVLAPLSSFAATAHKMATDIRLLANLKEVEEPFEKSQIGSSAMAYKRNPMRCERVCSLARHLGSLFNDTVQTASVQWFERTLDDSAIRRISLPSAFLTADILLSTLLNISSGLVVYPKVIERRIKGELPFMATENIIMAMVEKKASRQEVHERIRVLSHQAAAVVKEEGGENDLIERVKNDKFFQPIWEELDSLLEPSTFVGRAPQQVEKFVQKDVTNALKPFQKYLNDEQVKLNV, encoded by the coding sequence ATGTCCGACTACGACAGTTATGCTACTCCATTGTCTTCTAGATATGCTTCTAAAGAAATGTCAACAACTTTCTCTTTGAGAAACAGATTTTCCACATGGAGAAAGCTGTGGCTAAATTTAGCCATTgctgaaaaggaattagGCCTAAACGTTGTCACTGATGAAGCCATTGAACAAATGCGTCAACACATTGAAATCACTGATGATGAGATCGCAGAAGCCTCTGCTCAAGAAGCTATTGTGAGACACGACGTTATGGCCCATGTCCATACTTTCGGTCAAACTTGCCCAGCTGCTGCAGGTATCATCCATTTAGGTGCTACTTCCTGTTTCGTTACAGACAATGCTGATTTGATTTTCCTCAGAGACGCTTACGACATCATTATCCCAAAACTTGTTAATGTTATTAACAGATTGGCTAAGTTTGCTATGGAATACAAGGACTTGCCAGTTTTAGGTTGGACTCATTTCCAACCAGCACAATTGACCACTTTGGGTAAAAGAACCACCCTATGGATACAAGAGTTATTGTGGGATttaagaaattttgaaagagccAGAAATGATATTGGATTACGTGGTGTTAAAGGTACTACCGGTACTCAAGCATCTTTCTTAGCGTTATTTCACGGTAACCACGACAAGGTTGAAGCCCTAGACGAAAGAGTCACTGAATTATTGGGATTCGACAAGGTGTATCCAGTCACTGGTCAAACCTACTCAAGAAAGATCGACATCGACGTCTTGGCTCCTTTATCTTCCTTTGCTGCTACCGCACACAAAATGGCTACTGATATAAGATTATTGGCCAATTTGAAAGAGGTTGAAGAACCTTTCGAAAAATCACAAATTGGTTCCTCTGCTATGGCCTACAAGAGAAATCCAATGCGTTGCGAAAGAGTTTGCTCTTTAGCTAGACATCTAGGTTCTTTATTCAATGATACAGTTCAAACTGCATCTGTTCAATGGTTCGAAAGAACCCTAGATGATTCTGCTATTAGaagaatttctttaccAAGTGCATTTTTAACTGCCGATATTCTATTATCTACTCTATTGAATATTTCATCTGGTTTGGTCGTGTATCCAAAGGTtattgaaagaagaatcaaAGGTGAACTACCTTTCATGGCTACTGAAAATATTATCATGGCTATggtggaaaagaaagcttCGAGACAAGAAGTACACGAGCGTATTAGAGTGCTTTCCCATCAAGCAGCTGCAGTGGTAAAGGAAGAAGGTGGTGAAAATGACTTGATTGAACGTGTAAAGaatgataaatttttccaaCCAATCTGGGAAGAATTGGATTCTTTACTGGAACCATCTACTTTCGTTGGAAGAGCTCCACAACAAGTCGaaaaatttgttcaaaaagATGTTACCAACGCCTTGAAACCTTTCCAAAAGTATTTAAACGATGAACAAGTTAAGTTGAACGTTTAA
- the VPS38 gene encoding Vps38p codes for MKSYLLSRRQRHIRAICFHNIGLCKTNGNNKYITDHVAGFVPCFFILESIRGELLYISEVQSDSLQKLHFQELPKLNGASAMIVLKLVGKVPKAVLHSIVSNKNAINNDKWCILSTYTIDLNKLQPICDDVALITSINMPVLELVDGSYTLSKENVKLLKEPTSLHKRNISEIKIKNSLAYSSLLKLNKLLEYSSQVHEEMSELSTRIEDSFPLHKNQHQWYIETVQKSIAALQTKTNKKNIEKSQCEDNGTIHHSKTEISLVSQDESINDDYGSIYSRFVQIKDRLDQLRIKKLYQLIGIFRSTNLFDIGKGYIRFERSSSSDNIIEGLKLKTLHIESLLKEAEESSKQREYMNSQLGYYLLFLHLTATQIFKLPLPYKLMYYGSTSVIESQYPLYFTDSMITKHQTKLLRAMHYFNADILQIKQFLENYCST; via the coding sequence ATGAAGTCATATTTATTAAGTCGAAGACAAAGACACATTCGTGCGATATGCTTTCATAACATTGGTCTCTGTAAGACCAATGGAAATAATAAGTACATAACGGATCACGTTGCTGGGTTTGTGCCATGCTTCTTTATTTTAGAATCTATAAGGGGGGAACTGCTCTATATCAGTGAGGTGCAATCTGATTCTTTACAGAAACTTCATTTCCAGGAATTACCGAAATTGAATGGTGCATCTGCTATGATTGTATTGAAGTTAGTTGGAAAGGTCCCAAAGGCAGTTTTGCACAGCATTGTATCGAATAAGAATGCCATTAATAATGATAAGTGGTGCATTTTGTCTACTTATACGATCGATCTCAACAAGCTGCAACCTATTTGTGACGACGTAGCGTTGATTACAAGTATTAACATGCCAGTTCTTGAATTGGTAGACGGGTCTTACACGTTATCTAAGGAAAACGTTAAACTATTAAAGGAACCAACCAGCTTACACAAAAGGAATATAAgcgaaatcaaaatcaaaaattcacTGGCGTATAGCTCCTTACTAAAACTAAACAAATTACTCGAGTATTCTTCGCAAGTTCATGAAGAAATGAGCGAACTTTCCACCAGAATAGAAGACAGTTTTCCATTACATAAAAACCAACATCAATGGTACATAGAAACTGTACAGAAATCCATTGCTGCACTACAAActaaaacaaataaaaaaaatatagaaaagtCACAATGTGAGGATAATGGCACCATACACCATTCCAAAACAGAGATATCCTTGGTTTCACAAGATGAGTCTATAAACGATGATTACGGGAGTATATATTCCAGATTTGTGCAAATTAAAGATAGACTAGACCAACTAAGGATAAAGAAACTATACCAGTTGATAGGGATTTTTCGTTCAACAAATTTATTCGATATAGGAAAAGGTTACATACGCTTTGAGAGGTCTTCTAGCTCGGACAACATTATTGAAGGTCTCAAACTAAAAACTTTACATATAGAGAGTTTATTAAAAGAGGCCGAAGAGTCTTCAAAGCAAAGAGAGTATATGAACAGCCAACTGGGTTATTATCTTTTATTTCTCCATTTGACGGCAACTCAAATCTTTAAACTTCCTCTACCTTACAAGTTGATGTACTATGGAAGTACTTCCGTAATTGAGAGTCAGTATCCTCTTTACTTTACTGATTCAATGATCACAAAGCATCAAACGAAACTACTGAGAGCAATGCATTACTTTAACGCCGACATTTTACAAATTAAACAGTTTTTGGAGAATTATTGTTCAACATAG